GGCGTCGCAGACCAGCCCGTCCAGCGGGGCGGCGAGCAGACCGGGCGCGTGCGCGCCGTCCACGAGCAGCGTCACGCCCCGCCGGGCCAGCTCCGCCCCGGTCCGCTCCACCGGCATCCCGCGCGCCGTCGCGGAGGTGATCTGGTCCAGCACCACCAGCGCGACGCCGTCGTCGACCTCGGCCATGATCGCCTCGTACGCCTGCTCGGCACCGGCGGCCAGCGGCACCCGGACGGTGCGCACCCGGCGGCCCCAGCGGCGGGCGAGGCGTTCGGCTCCCATGGTGACGGCGCCGTAGCCGTGGTCGGTGACGACGACGTCCCCGCCGGGGCGCTCGGCCAGGGCCGCGTAGACGACGCTGGCGCCCGCGCTGGCGTTCGGCACCAGCGCGAGGTCCGCGGCGTCGGTGCGCAGATGGCCGGCGATCGCGCCCCGGGCGGCGGCGATCCGTCCGGGCAGGCGCGGGAACCACACGACGGGCGCCCGCTCCATCTCGGCCCGCAGCGCGCTCTGCCGCTCCTGCGCGACGAGCGGGACCGCGCCGAAGGAGCCGTGGTTGAGGTGCAGCAGGGCCGGGTCGAGGGACCAGGCAGCGGCGGCGGGCCGGCCGTCGTCCAGGAGCAGGGGGGCCGGCGCGGTGGCGGTCTCGGCCCTGGTCTCGGTCTCGGTCACGTCGCTCCCGCTTCCCCGGCGCCCGCGACGGTCCTCGGGACACGCCGCGGACGGGCCGCCCGGCCGCCTGTTCTCGTTCGATCGGATCCGCACACCCTACGTGCCGAAGGCGCGCCCGCCGCCGTCGGTCTCCGGACACCGCGGCGGCCCACCGGTCCGGATACGGCCAACCAAGATGCGTCCGAAAGCAATATTGCATCCGTCTGCACGATTGCCTACGGTCGAACAAGGACGAAATGTGATGCTCCGGGCGGCCGCGGGGCGGACAGGGCGCCCCGCCCGGACCGCGTACGACCAGGCACGACAGGACGCGTACAACGGGCGGGACCACCGCCCCCGCGCCCGTGCGGAGAGCCCTTGCAGATGGTTTCCCCCACGAGAGGCGGCACCTCATGGCCATCAGCGATCCTCACCCGTTCCCCTTCCAGGAGACCGACGAACTGCTCATCGAGCCGCGCTTCGAGGAACTGCGCGAGAGCGAGCCGCTGTGCCCGGTGCGCCTGGCCCACGGCGAGCCCGCCTGGCTGGTGACCCGGTACGAGGACGTGAAGACCGTCCTGGGCGACGCCCGGTTCAGCCGGGCCGAGGCGACGGCCCGGGACGAGCCCAGGACGCGCTACCACCGCGGTCTGCCCGGCAACATCCTGGCGTTCGACCCGCCCGAGCACACCCGGCTGCGGCGGGTGGTCGCCAAGGCGTTCACCGCGCGCCGCGTCGAGGCGCTGCGGGCACGGGCCCAGACGATCTCCGACGGGCTCGTCGACGCGATGACCGGACGCGGCGCGCCCGCCGACCTGGTGGCCGACTTCGCGCTCCCGCTGCCCGTCACGGTCATCTGCGAACTGCTCGGCGTGCCCGTCGAGGACCGCACCCGGTTCCGCCTCTGGTCGGACGCCCTGCTGTCGACCACGCGCTTCACCCCCGAAGAGGTCGAGCGCTACGCCGACGAGCTGTCCGACTACATGGCCGCGCTGGTCGCCGAGCGGCGCAAGGAGCCCAGCGACGACCTGCTCGGCGTGATGGTGGCGGCGCGGGACGAGCAGGACCGGCTCTCCGAGGAGGAGCTGGTCGCCATGGGCGTCAGCGTCCTGGTCGCCGGGCACGAGACCACCGCCAGCCAGATCCCCAACTTCGTGTACACGCTGTTCGAGCACCCCGCCGAGCTGGCCCGGCTCCGCGCCGACCTGGACCTCGTGCCGCAGGCGGTGGAGGAGCTGATGCGGTTCGTGCCCCTGGGCAGCGGCGGTGTCGCCCGCTACGCCCTGGAGGACGTCGAGCTGAGCGGCGGCGTGGTGCGCGCGGGCGAACCGGTCGTCGCCTCCAACGCGTCCGCCAACCGCGACACCGCCGTCTACAGCTGTCCCGAGCGGCTCGACCTCACCCGCCAGGAGGCGTCGCACGTCGGCTTCGGCCACGGCCCCCACCACTGCCTGGGCGCCCAACTGGCGCGTATGGAGCTACAGGTGGCCCTGCGCACCCTGCTGGGACGGCTGCCCGGCCTGCGCCCGGCCGACACCGGCGAGGACTTCGTGTGGAAGACGGGCGCCGGGGTGAAGGGCCTGCAGAAGATGCTCGTGACCTGGGACCCGTCATGACCGCCCGGGACGGCCTGCGGTCGCGCGGCGCACCGGCACCGGCCCCGGGACCGGACGAGGAGGCATGGCGGGTGCGGGTCGACGAGAAGGCGTGCATGGCCACCGGCATCTGCGCGGGCGTCGCACCCGGGCGCTTCCGGATCCGCGACGGCGCCTCGCACCCGGAGGCGGAGATCACCGCGCCCGCGCCGGAACTGGTCGACGCGGCCGAGTCCTGCCCCATGGAGGCGATCCTCGTGACCGATCGCGACTCCGGTGCCCGGATCGCTCCGGAGGAGTAGCGGGCGGGAGCGCCGCGCGGCGCGGCGGCGGGCGGCACCGCCGGCCGCCGCGCCGCGCGGGTCCCGCCCGCCGGACCGCACCGGTGGCGCCCGGCGCCCGGCCGCCCGCGCCGCCGCTACGACTACGCTACGGCCATGAGCGGCGAGACGAGGGCGTCCCACCGGGAGCGCAGCAAGGCGAGACGGCGGGAGGCCATCAGGCGCTCGGGCATGCGCCTGTTCGCCGAGCAGGGCTACGACGGCACGACCATCGCCGACATCGCCGAGGCGGCCGACGTCGCACCCCGGACGGTCTCCCTGTACTTCCCCTCCAAGCACGACATCGCCCTGTCCGTGCCCGACGAGGTCGCGGCCCGGCTCACCACCGTCTTCAAGGACCGGCCCGACTCCGGGTTCCTCGACGTCGTCGACACCTGGCTGCTGGGCGAGGCCGACGCCCTGGACCCGGAACTCGTCACGCTGCTCACCGCGATGTACGAGGCCAACCCGGCGCTCCGGGCGCACGGCAGCAGCCAGATCACCGAGGCCGTACGCATCACGGGCCCCGCGCTGACCGCCGCCACCGGGCTGCCCGCCGACCACCCGATGAACGCGGTCGTCGGCGCCGCCGTGGGGGCCGCCCTCAGCCAGTACTTCGCGACCATCCTCCAGAGCGAGGACGACGGCGGCACGCACCGCCAGTTCATGGCCTGTCTGCGCGCCCTGATCGACACGGCCCGGCAGGGCGCCCCCGGCACCTGAGCAGCCGGGCCCGCCCCCGCGCTCACAGATAGGCGACCCCCTGCTCCACACTGCCCGCCAGGAAGCCCGCGAGCCGGGCGCCGTAGCGGACCCAGCGGCGGCGCAGGGCGGGGGAGCGGGCGAGGTCGGGGGAGTGCAGCAGCAGCCAGGACCAGTTCATCAGGACCGTGGCGCCGTCGCGGCGCCGGAACCCGGCGTGCCGGTAGGCGTCGTACAGACGGGCGCCGGAGCGGCCGTAGTTCCACTTCTGCCGGGCCAGGGAGGACAGTTCACCGCGCAGCCGGTAGTGCATCCGGGCGTCGGGGGCGTAGCCGAGCCGGTGGTGGGACAACCGGGCCCGCCACGACAGGTCCATGTCCTCGCCGCCGCCCACATAGTGCTCGTCCCAGCCGCCGACGGCGTCCAGCACCTCCTTCCACGCCGCGCAGTTGGCGCCGCGCGCGAAGGGCAGGAAGTCGGTCTGCGCGGTCATCGGCAGCGGCTGCTCGTCGGCGTGGGCGGGGCTGAGCAGGGCGGTGTCCAGGCTGCCGCCGATCAGCGCGGCGTCCGGCGCCGCCGCGGCCAGCGCCGCGAGCCAGCCCTCGGCGGCCACGTCGTCGGCGTCGCAGAAGGCGACCAGATCGCCGCGCGCCTCGGCGATCCCGCGGTTGCGGGCGTAGCTCTCGCCCGCCCGGTCGCGGGCGTCCACGATCCGCAGCGCGGGCAGCACCGCACGCGCCGCGCGGGCCACCTCGCGGGTGCCGTCCACCGAGCCGTTGTCGACGACGACGACCTCCCAGGGCCCTTGGTACGTCTGGCGGCCGAGGGCGTCCAGCTGGGCGGGGAGTGTGAGCGCGCCGTCGCGCACCGGGAGCACGACCGAGACCAGTTCGGGGCGGCGGCCCGGCCGGGGCGGCTCGATGTCCGCTTCGGCGGCGCGCGCGGCCGGGGACAGTGCGCGCAGGACGTCGGCGCGCGCGGCACGGGCCGCGGCACCCGTGGCCGCGCCCTCGCCGGTGCGGCGGCGCACCAGCAGCCGGGGCACGGTGACCCTCGTGTACCGGCCGCCGCCGCGCACCGCCCCGTCCGACTCGCCGAGCAGGGCGCGGCGCACCGCGTAGGCGACATCGGCCCCGCCCGGCACGTCCGGCGGCAGCGCGATGCCGTCGATCAGACCGCTCTCCCGCAGCCGCAGCACACCGCACTCGATCAGGGCCGCGTCCTCGGCCGCCGCCCGCGCCAGATGCTCCAGCCAGCCCGGCAGCACCTCGTCCCGGCCCTGGAGGAACGCCACGTACGGTGTGCGCGCCGCGCGGGCCGCCGCCGTACAGGCGTCGCCCGCCGCACCGGGGGCCGCGCGGACCGGGCGCACCTCGCCCTTTTCCGGCTCCGGGCCGCCCCCGGTGACCAGGACGACCGCGGCGGGCGGCGGCGACTGCCGGGCCACGGACCGCAGGGCGGGCTCGGCGTCGCCCTCGGGCGCCGCCACGACCACGGTGAAGTCCGCCGCGCTCACGGTGCTCGTCCGTGTGCTCATCCGGCCGGTGCCACCGGGTGCAGGGTGAACTCGACGTCGTTGGGCGGGGCGACCAGCAGCGGCAGCAGTTCCTCGCGGGTGCGGGCGGCGCGGCGGCGGGCCTCCTGCGCGTTCATGGCCTCGGTGTAGGCCCGGCGCCGCGCGGAGCCGAACCCGGTGTCCGGCGCCTGGGTCAGGGAGTCGGGCCAGATCCGGTAGCGGTACAGGACACGGCGCACGCTGCGCAGCCGGAACAGCCGGGCCGCCCGGAGATGGAAGTCGGTGTCGGCGCCCAGCCGCACGGTGCCGTCGAAGCCGCCGAGCCGTTCGAGTACCTCGCGGCGCACCACGCTGGAGGGGTGCAGCAGGACGGTCGAGCGGCCCAGCCGCAGCCACAGGTTGCCGTTGCGGGGCATCCGGCGCCGCCCCGAGCCGTGTCCCTCGGCGTCGATGTACTCGTAGGCGCAGCCGACCAGGTCGGCCCGGTCCCGTTCCAGCAGGGCCAGTTGGTGGCGCAGCCGGTCCGGCATGCTGATGTCGTCGGCGTCCTGGAAGGCCACGTAGGGGGTGTCCACCCGGCGCAGCACCTCGTTCTTCAGGCGCAGATGCCCGACGTTGCGGGAGGCGCGCAGGACGTGGAGGCGGGGGTCGCCGGTGTACGGGCGCAGCGCCTCGGTCCAGCTCTCGCCGGGCGTGCAGTCGTCGACCACGACCAGCCGCAGATCGGGCCGGTCCTGGCCGAGGACCGAGGCGACGGCGGCGCCCAGATAGGCCGCGCAGTCGTAGTGCGGCAGGATGACGGTCACCGCCGGATCCCCCTGTGCCGTTGCCCGCACCGCAGTCTCCTTCCCGGGCCGCGCCGCGCGGCCGTGCTGTGTCAGTGCCCGGCCGCCGGTACGGCCCCGGGCCGCCCCTCGGCCGCCGGGCTGCGGAAGTCGCCGTCGTCGCCCCACGGCACGTGCCGCAGCGGGCGGCCCAGGGCGCCGCGGACGGCCAGGCCCGCGGCGACCGAGCAGAACCAGGCCGCCTGCACCGCCTTGACGGCCCACCGCTTGGCGCCCCGCACCCGTCCGCCGGAGCCGTCCCAGGGCGCCAGCGGCCACAGGCCGTGGAAGAGGACCTCGGTGAGGTAGACGCGGGCGGCGGGCCACGGGTGGTCGGCCGTGCAGGTCACATGGCTGTACAGGGAGCGGCGCAGCCGCCGCAGCGTGTCGTGGGCGCGGCCCACCCGGTAGAAGGAGCCCCGCGCCTCGGGCAGCACCTCCAGGTCGTGCCACGGATCGGGCGCGGCCGGGTCCAGGAGGGCGAAGAGCACATGGCCGTCGTCCGCGAGCCGGCGGGCCGGGATGCCCCCGGCCAGGACGCCGGCGGCCACGAGCATGCAGGCCGCCGCCGGATACGGCGCGGGCGGCGCCGTCACCCGGGAGACGCGGTCCATGGTGAGGGCGGCGGCCGAGGCGCGCGGCAGGGCGGACAGGTGCGCGCCGACGGCGCCGGTGGCGCCGCGCTCCAGGAAGCGGTCGACGAGCCGGACCAGACACCCCGGCGCCAGCCGTACGTCGTCGTCGGTCCACAGCCAGCCCGTGTGCCCCAGCGGCCGGGCCAGCCGCAGCGCCGCGTTGACGGTGCGGATCTTCCCGGGACCCGGCAGCGCGAAGCCGACCACGTCCGGCGGGGCGGGCGCGGTCGCGTCCGCCCGCACGGCCCCGGTCTCGTCCCCGGCCCCGGGGCCGGTCAGCTCGCGCAACCGGCGCACGGCCTCGGCCAGTTCTCCCGGGCCGTACTGCATCCCGAGCCAGAGCGTCAGCGGCAGCTCCGGGCGGGCCGCGCGGACTTCGGCGAGCGCGGCCAGCAAGTGCCGCAGCGCCGTGCGCTGTTCGTCCGGGCCGCAGCGGGCGACATAGGTGGGCAGCAGCACCCCGAGCCCGCCGGCGGGCAGCGCGGCCGGCGCCTCGGGACCGGGCAGCACCCGGCCGCCGCGCACCAGCGCCACCGGCCCGTCGGGCGCGGGCACGGGATCGAATCCGCGGGCCACCGCACGCTGCCACCACAGGCGGCCGTCCTCGATGCCCCCAGGCATACCCGTCCCTTCGCCGGATCCACGTCCCGCCGGGCGAGAAGGAGTGGATTTCACGACCGCCGCACCACGCGGGGAATACGGCGGATTTCGCCGGGGCGACGGGCGTACGCTAACCAGCGCCGCCGACTGATCACAAGAGCGGGTGTCCCGCGCACTCCGGCGGGAGGTGCTCTGGCCGAAATGGCCGTGGTGCGGTTGTGTGCGTCCGGTGAATTCGCCGGACAGCCGCCGGAACACCCGGCGGACCCCTGGCCGAATTCCATGGGACGGCCGACGGAAATGCAGGGAACGGATCAAGAGAACGACCGAAAAAGGCCCGGATGATTTTTACCCGGGGCACGCGATACGGGGGACGAAGAAGTGGCGCGTGGGTACGGCGGAGGCCGCGGCGGCGGACCTGTTCGCCCGGTTCCGGCGCCCCTGCGGCGGGCCGGAGGGGCCGGGTGCGGCACACTGGCCGTCCGGCATCCGGCGGCCCGGTCCCGGCCGGCCGCGGGCCCCGCAACCACCAGCACACAGGCCCGAGTTCCGCGCCACGCGCCGCGGGCGACGGCAGGAGGGTGACATCCATGGAGTACGCACCGAGCGCCGCACAGCGGTTAGCGGGCGCGTCCGGCGACGCCGGACGCGACGTCCTGCTGCACGCGCGCGGCATCGTGAAGCGCTACGGCCGCCGCAGCGTCCTGGACGGCGTCGATCTGGCGGTCCGGGCCGGCGAGGTCGCGGCGGTCGTCGGCAGCAACGGGGCGGGCAAGTCCACGCTGCTGAAGATCTGCGCCGGACTCGTCCGTCCGGACAAGGGACGGGTCACCGTCGCGGGACGGCTCGGCTACTGCCCGCAGGACGCCGGTGTCATGGACTTCCTCACACCGCGCGAGCACTTCACCCTCTTCGGCGCGGGCGCCGCGATGAGCCGCCCCGACGCCGACCGGCGCGGCCGCGAACTCGCCGCCCGGCTGGACTGGCCGGTGGCCCGCACCACCCTCGCCAAGGACCTCTCCGGCGGCACCCGGCAGAAACTCAACGTCGTCCTGTCCGCGCTCGCCGACCCCGAGGTCCTGCTGCTCGACGAGCCCTACCAGGGCTTCGACCGCGGCTCCTACGTCGACTTCTGGCAGAACGTGTGGCGCTGGCGCGAGGAGGGCCGGGCGGTCGTCGTCGTCACCCACCTGCTCCACCAGCTCGACCAGGTCGACCACGTCCTGGACCTCACCCCCGCGACCCGGGGGGCCCGCCGGTGATCCGCACCCTGCGCATGGCCGAGATGACGCTGCGCGAACTGCTGCGCCGCCGCGGCGTCCTGGGGCTGCTCCTGCTGGTGCCGCTGGTGTTCTACCTCGGCCGGCACGACCAGGCCGGGCAGGCCATCCGGTTCGCCAGCCTCGGCGTCGGCTTCGCCGTCAGCACCGCCGCCCTGTTCTCGGCGGTGACCGGCCGTCAGCTCGCCCCCCGCCTCGCCCTGTCCGGCTTCCGGCCCCGCCACCTCTTCCTGGGCCGCACCCTCGCGCTGACCGTCGCCGGACTGCTCGTCTCCGCGCTGTACGCCGTCGTCGTGACCACCGACCAGCACGTGGCGCACCCGCAGGCCGTGGCCGCCGAACTGGCCCTGACCACCCTGGTCGCGGTCCCGCTCGGACTGCTGCTCGGCCTGGCCGTGCCCCGGGACCTGGAAGGGACCCTGCTGCTGATCTGCGTCATCGGCGCCCAGATGGTGATCGACCCGGCCAAGAGCTCAGCGAAGGCGCTGCCCTTCTG
The sequence above is drawn from the Streptomyces sp. SAT1 genome and encodes:
- a CDS encoding glycosyltransferase family A protein, with the translated sequence MPGGIEDGRLWWQRAVARGFDPVPAPDGPVALVRGGRVLPGPEAPAALPAGGLGVLLPTYVARCGPDEQRTALRHLLAALAEVRAARPELPLTLWLGMQYGPGELAEAVRRLRELTGPGAGDETGAVRADATAPAPPDVVGFALPGPGKIRTVNAALRLARPLGHTGWLWTDDDVRLAPGCLVRLVDRFLERGATGAVGAHLSALPRASAAALTMDRVSRVTAPPAPYPAAACMLVAAGVLAGGIPARRLADDGHVLFALLDPAAPDPWHDLEVLPEARGSFYRVGRAHDTLRRLRRSLYSHVTCTADHPWPAARVYLTEVLFHGLWPLAPWDGSGGRVRGAKRWAVKAVQAAWFCSVAAGLAVRGALGRPLRHVPWGDDGDFRSPAAEGRPGAVPAAGH
- a CDS encoding glycosyltransferase family 2 protein translates to MRATAQGDPAVTVILPHYDCAAYLGAAVASVLGQDRPDLRLVVVDDCTPGESWTEALRPYTGDPRLHVLRASRNVGHLRLKNEVLRRVDTPYVAFQDADDISMPDRLRHQLALLERDRADLVGCAYEYIDAEGHGSGRRRMPRNGNLWLRLGRSTVLLHPSSVVRREVLERLGGFDGTVRLGADTDFHLRAARLFRLRSVRRVLYRYRIWPDSLTQAPDTGFGSARRRAYTEAMNAQEARRRAARTREELLPLLVAPPNDVEFTLHPVAPAG
- a CDS encoding ferredoxin, with translation MTARDGLRSRGAPAPAPGPDEEAWRVRVDEKACMATGICAGVAPGRFRIRDGASHPEAEITAPAPELVDAAESCPMEAILVTDRDSGARIAPEE
- a CDS encoding TetR/AcrR family transcriptional regulator, translated to MSGETRASHRERSKARRREAIRRSGMRLFAEQGYDGTTIADIAEAADVAPRTVSLYFPSKHDIALSVPDEVAARLTTVFKDRPDSGFLDVVDTWLLGEADALDPELVTLLTAMYEANPALRAHGSSQITEAVRITGPALTAATGLPADHPMNAVVGAAVGAALSQYFATILQSEDDGGTHRQFMACLRALIDTARQGAPGT
- a CDS encoding ABC transporter ATP-binding protein; this encodes MEYAPSAAQRLAGASGDAGRDVLLHARGIVKRYGRRSVLDGVDLAVRAGEVAAVVGSNGAGKSTLLKICAGLVRPDKGRVTVAGRLGYCPQDAGVMDFLTPREHFTLFGAGAAMSRPDADRRGRELAARLDWPVARTTLAKDLSGGTRQKLNVVLSALADPEVLLLDEPYQGFDRGSYVDFWQNVWRWREEGRAVVVVTHLLHQLDQVDHVLDLTPATRGARR
- a CDS encoding aminotransferase class V-fold PLP-dependent enzyme, giving the protein MTETETRAETATAPAPLLLDDGRPAAAAWSLDPALLHLNHGSFGAVPLVAQERQSALRAEMERAPVVWFPRLPGRIAAARGAIAGHLRTDAADLALVPNASAGASVVYAALAERPGGDVVVTDHGYGAVTMGAERLARRWGRRVRTVRVPLAAGAEQAYEAIMAEVDDGVALVVLDQITSATARGMPVERTGAELARRGVTLLVDGAHAPGLLAAPLDGLVCDAWVGNLHKWGCAPRGTAALVARGPLRDRLRPLIDSWAAHEPFPDRFDQQGTLDATGPLAAPVALDFVERTWGWAAARRYMDELAEYGARVIGAAFAGSAAGVPSADVGMPVPGMRLVRLPEPLGTSRLAADALRDRAPAELGAETAFTSFDGVGYLRVSAHVYNTPADYDRFAESCVPVVRAWARRAPARS
- a CDS encoding glycosyltransferase, which encodes MSTRTSTVSAADFTVVVAAPEGDAEPALRSVARQSPPPAAVVLVTGGGPEPEKGEVRPVRAAPGAAGDACTAAARAARTPYVAFLQGRDEVLPGWLEHLARAAAEDAALIECGVLRLRESGLIDGIALPPDVPGGADVAYAVRRALLGESDGAVRGGGRYTRVTVPRLLVRRRTGEGAATGAAARAARADVLRALSPAARAAEADIEPPRPGRRPELVSVVLPVRDGALTLPAQLDALGRQTYQGPWEVVVVDNGSVDGTREVARAARAVLPALRIVDARDRAGESYARNRGIAEARGDLVAFCDADDVAAEGWLAALAAAAPDAALIGGSLDTALLSPAHADEQPLPMTAQTDFLPFARGANCAAWKEVLDAVGGWDEHYVGGGEDMDLSWRARLSHHRLGYAPDARMHYRLRGELSSLARQKWNYGRSGARLYDAYRHAGFRRRDGATVLMNWSWLLLHSPDLARSPALRRRWVRYGARLAGFLAGSVEQGVAYL
- a CDS encoding cytochrome P450 encodes the protein MAISDPHPFPFQETDELLIEPRFEELRESEPLCPVRLAHGEPAWLVTRYEDVKTVLGDARFSRAEATARDEPRTRYHRGLPGNILAFDPPEHTRLRRVVAKAFTARRVEALRARAQTISDGLVDAMTGRGAPADLVADFALPLPVTVICELLGVPVEDRTRFRLWSDALLSTTRFTPEEVERYADELSDYMAALVAERRKEPSDDLLGVMVAARDEQDRLSEEELVAMGVSVLVAGHETTASQIPNFVYTLFEHPAELARLRADLDLVPQAVEELMRFVPLGSGGVARYALEDVELSGGVVRAGEPVVASNASANRDTAVYSCPERLDLTRQEASHVGFGHGPHHCLGAQLARMELQVALRTLLGRLPGLRPADTGEDFVWKTGAGVKGLQKMLVTWDPS